In the genome of Halapricum salinum, one region contains:
- a CDS encoding CopG family ribbon-helix-helix protein translates to MTVASVSMPEELLNRIDEFAEEHGYTGRSEVLREAARNLMGEFEDKQLEDRELLGVVTVLFDYETTNAEQRMMQLRHEYDALVSSNFHSHVGDHQCMELFILEGQLEDISTFVGKIRATQGTTTVDYSVTPMDATGPLA, encoded by the coding sequence ATGACTGTCGCGAGCGTCTCGATGCCAGAAGAGTTGTTGAATCGAATCGACGAGTTCGCAGAGGAGCACGGCTATACCGGGCGGAGTGAGGTCTTGCGGGAAGCCGCGCGGAACCTGATGGGCGAGTTCGAGGACAAGCAACTGGAGGACCGGGAGCTGCTGGGCGTAGTGACCGTCCTGTTCGACTACGAGACGACCAACGCCGAGCAGCGCATGATGCAGCTGCGCCACGAGTACGACGCGCTGGTCTCCTCGAACTTCCACAGCCACGTCGGCGACCACCAGTGTATGGAGCTGTTCATCCTGGAGGGGCAACTCGAAGACATCTCGACGTTCGTCGGGAAGATCCGGGCCACTCAGGGGACGACGACCGTCGATTATTCGGTCACGCCGATGGATGCGACTGGTCCCCTGGCCTAG
- the npdG gene encoding NADPH-dependent F420 reductase: MEIAILGGTGDIGQGLALRWGYDTDHDLVIGSREQTKARTKAEEYETELDSRSREVSIGAAENSEAAAGADVVVAAVPAYHLADTIESVADALDDESILVTPAVGMKRDEAGFHYNRPGAGSVTALAAEAAPEEVPVVGAFHNLPADRLANLDADLGIDTLLVGEDADARDIVADLAAGIEGLRPLDAGGLANAAEIEGLTPLLINVAQHNDGLHDLGVRFD, from the coding sequence ATGGAGATCGCAATACTCGGCGGTACTGGAGACATCGGCCAGGGACTGGCGCTGCGGTGGGGCTACGACACCGACCACGACCTCGTGATCGGCTCGCGCGAGCAGACCAAAGCCCGAACCAAAGCCGAGGAATACGAGACGGAACTGGACAGCCGCAGCCGCGAGGTGTCGATCGGCGCGGCCGAGAACTCCGAGGCTGCCGCCGGAGCCGACGTCGTCGTCGCGGCCGTCCCGGCCTACCACCTCGCGGATACGATCGAATCCGTCGCCGACGCCCTGGATGATGAATCGATCCTCGTCACTCCAGCCGTCGGGATGAAACGCGACGAGGCCGGCTTTCACTACAACCGCCCCGGGGCCGGCAGCGTGACTGCGCTAGCCGCCGAGGCCGCGCCCGAGGAGGTTCCGGTAGTCGGCGCGTTCCACAACCTCCCCGCGGATCGGCTGGCCAACCTCGACGCCGACCTCGGGATCGATACGTTGCTGGTCGGCGAGGACGCCGATGCCAGGGACATCGTCGCGGATCTCGCCGCCGGGATCGAGGGACTGCGCCCACTGGACGCGGGTGGACTCGCCAACGCTGCCGAGATCGAAGGGCTGACCCCCCTGCTCATCAACGTCGCTCAACATAACGACGGCCTGCACGACCTCGGCGTTCGGTTCGACTGA
- a CDS encoding DUF402 domain-containing protein — translation MTDASESSDDPTGVKIRGIYTTALTHLLAERDGVEVVQPSPVIADRFGRDLPLEPAEATVWTTDDRQGVGVVGPAATAIREVLASVGRDTLTWEDSAPQGAVVDGTVTETKGSGAIVDLGDRSGFLPFSNSDDHVETGDDLRVQVAEPRAPWDNGRPVLDTALDVERPLVTLVRDGASRASGQPELAELLPTDPPEGWRARWGRAADDAGLDALGDALDAAVERANSLDAALDAAGDIAEPPRTVFEGQPTVWAWFGRESRFALDEQRREVTTTMAGHHRIKAGDERASAAVDFVEAVCDGDGAFPFEAVTRQFGPTEGETIAIDHGKPAGHCIRLGRGEITDYDSDGTVRVEREMSPGGTYDGLGIDRQAGDVAITKLTEGKWWYPTIYRGSDGEKRGTYVNVCTPVEIFPDSVRYVDLHVDVVKHADGTVERVDDDELDAAVEAGHVPEALAEKARAVASAVENALS, via the coding sequence ATGACCGACGCCAGCGAGTCGAGCGACGACCCCACCGGCGTCAAGATCCGCGGGATCTACACGACCGCGCTGACCCACCTGCTCGCCGAGCGCGACGGCGTCGAGGTCGTCCAGCCCTCCCCGGTCATCGCGGATCGATTCGGTCGGGACCTCCCGCTCGAACCCGCCGAGGCGACCGTCTGGACGACCGACGACCGGCAGGGCGTCGGGGTCGTCGGCCCCGCCGCGACAGCGATCCGTGAGGTCCTCGCGAGCGTCGGCCGCGACACCCTCACCTGGGAAGATTCCGCCCCACAGGGTGCGGTCGTCGACGGGACCGTCACCGAGACGAAAGGCAGCGGCGCGATCGTCGATCTCGGTGATCGGTCGGGCTTTCTCCCGTTCTCCAATAGCGACGACCACGTCGAGACCGGCGACGACCTGCGCGTGCAGGTGGCCGAGCCACGCGCGCCCTGGGATAACGGGCGCCCCGTCCTCGACACCGCGCTCGATGTCGAGCGCCCCCTGGTCACGCTCGTCCGCGACGGCGCGAGTCGAGCGAGCGGCCAGCCCGAACTCGCCGAACTGCTCCCGACCGACCCGCCCGAGGGCTGGCGCGCTCGCTGGGGCCGTGCCGCCGACGACGCCGGGCTCGACGCGCTCGGGGACGCCCTCGACGCGGCAGTCGAACGGGCAAACTCACTCGACGCCGCACTCGACGCCGCAGGCGACATCGCAGAGCCTCCCCGCACCGTCTTCGAGGGTCAGCCCACCGTCTGGGCGTGGTTCGGCCGGGAGTCCCGGTTCGCACTCGACGAGCAACGCCGCGAGGTGACGACGACCATGGCCGGCCACCACCGGATCAAGGCCGGCGACGAGCGCGCCAGCGCCGCCGTCGACTTCGTCGAGGCCGTCTGTGACGGTGACGGCGCGTTCCCCTTCGAAGCAGTCACGCGCCAGTTCGGGCCTACCGAGGGCGAGACGATCGCGATCGACCACGGCAAGCCCGCAGGCCACTGCATCCGCCTGGGGCGCGGTGAGATCACCGACTACGACTCGGACGGGACGGTCAGGGTCGAACGAGAGATGAGCCCCGGCGGGACCTACGACGGCCTCGGGATCGATCGCCAGGCCGGCGACGTCGCGATCACGAAACTCACCGAGGGTAAGTGGTGGTATCCGACGATCTATCGCGGGAGCGACGGCGAAAAGCGGGGGACGTACGTCAACGTCTGCACGCCGGTCGAGATCTTCCCCGACAGTGTGCGCTACGTCGACCTGCACGTCGACGTCGTCAAACACGCCGACGGCACAGTAGAGCGCGTCGACGACGACGAACTCGACGCCGCCGTCGAGGCCGGCCACGTCCCAGAAGCCCTGGCGGAGAAGGCGCGCGCGGTCGCCAGCGCCGTCGAGAACGCCCTGTCGTGA
- a CDS encoding DUF7532 family protein, producing MHFDQRTQQALREAGLETTEIEAISESVVAATRDAADALEAFFDGRETVYSDMDMAHSAGDTVEHTIEYCDLFTHAADIRGYLRFDTWGVPVEGGRVLDDDLIELSLGPTVNERVRFAPDPGEL from the coding sequence ATGCACTTCGACCAGCGCACCCAGCAAGCGCTCCGCGAGGCCGGCCTCGAAACCACCGAAATCGAGGCTATCTCCGAGTCTGTCGTCGCGGCCACGCGCGACGCCGCCGACGCACTCGAAGCCTTCTTCGATGGACGAGAGACCGTCTACTCCGATATGGACATGGCCCACAGCGCCGGTGACACCGTCGAGCACACGATCGAGTACTGCGATCTGTTCACCCACGCCGCCGACATCCGGGGCTACCTTCGCTTCGACACCTGGGGTGTGCCCGTCGAGGGCGGGCGCGTCCTCGACGACGATTTGATCGAACTCAGCCTCGGGCCGACCGTCAACGAACGCGTCCGATTCGCACCCGATCCCGGGGAGCTATGA
- a CDS encoding preprotein translocase subunit Sec61beta, which yields MSSSDGGGLMSSAGLVRYFDAEDRNAIRIDPKTVVAFGAMSGILILMLNAL from the coding sequence ATGAGCTCAAGCGACGGCGGCGGACTGATGTCCAGTGCCGGCCTCGTCCGGTACTTCGACGCCGAGGACCGCAACGCGATCCGAATCGACCCCAAGACGGTGGTCGCCTTCGGCGCGATGAGCGGCATCCTCATCCTCATGCTGAACGCCCTGTGA
- a CDS encoding thioredoxin family protein produces the protein MTVTLKDFYADWCGPCKTQDPILEDLEAEYPDVEFEKIDVDAEQDVANEYQVRSLPTLVIENDDGIVERFIGVTQAEDIESALQKAGA, from the coding sequence ATGACTGTCACGCTCAAGGACTTCTATGCAGACTGGTGTGGCCCCTGTAAGACCCAGGATCCGATCCTCGAAGACCTCGAAGCGGAGTATCCCGACGTCGAGTTCGAGAAGATCGACGTCGACGCCGAACAGGATGTCGCCAACGAATATCAGGTCCGCTCGCTGCCCACGCTCGTCATCGAGAACGACGACGGCATCGTCGAGCGCTTCATCGGCGTTACCCAGGCCGAGGACATCGAATCCGCCCTCCAGAAAGCCGGCGCCTAG
- a CDS encoding archaemetzincin family Zn-dependent metalloprotease yields MHVDIVPVGDVPAVVKREASTGLRTVYNCDVTVHDAQPIPTGAYDSNRDQYRAEEFIELASRVGSGKKNIAITPKDLYYRRRNYVFGLAYLDGNGSVISTFRLQTSSDGGLSNRSSSEVFAERVRKEVVHEIGHTLGLEHCDNKRCVMNFSPTVREVDVKEQNLCGTCQRQVL; encoded by the coding sequence ATGCACGTCGACATCGTGCCGGTCGGTGACGTCCCCGCGGTCGTCAAGCGCGAGGCTTCGACCGGCCTCCGGACGGTCTACAACTGTGACGTCACGGTCCACGACGCACAGCCCATCCCGACCGGCGCGTACGATTCCAACCGGGACCAGTACCGTGCCGAGGAGTTCATCGAACTGGCCAGCCGCGTCGGATCTGGAAAGAAAAACATCGCCATCACTCCCAAGGATCTGTACTACCGCCGGCGCAACTACGTCTTCGGTCTCGCCTACCTCGACGGCAACGGCTCCGTCATCTCGACCTTTCGCCTCCAGACCTCTTCGGATGGCGGCCTCTCGAATCGCTCTTCGAGCGAGGTCTTCGCCGAGCGCGTCCGCAAGGAGGTCGTCCACGAGATCGGCCACACCCTCGGGCTCGAACACTGTGACAACAAACGCTGCGTGATGAACTTCTCGCCCACCGTCCGCGAAGTCGACGTCAAAGAGCAGAACCTCTGTGGCACCTGTCAGCGCCAGGTCCTCTGA
- a CDS encoding glutaredoxin family protein, whose translation MSDPVPITIYRRHPCELCEDALETIESVAEAADVEVAIEQIDVDSESDLRERYGETVPVVYVDGTKQFELFVDEQVLLGALQDARKSA comes from the coding sequence ATGTCCGACCCAGTCCCGATCACGATCTACCGCCGCCATCCCTGCGAACTGTGCGAAGACGCCCTGGAGACGATCGAGTCCGTCGCCGAGGCGGCCGACGTCGAGGTCGCGATCGAGCAGATCGACGTCGACAGCGAGTCCGACCTCCGGGAGCGCTACGGCGAGACGGTGCCGGTCGTGTACGTCGACGGCACCAAGCAGTTCGAACTGTTCGTCGACGAGCAGGTGCTTCTGGGAGCGCTTCAGGACGCGAGAAAGTCGGCGTGA
- a CDS encoding TIGR00266 family protein encodes MEYDIQHRPSYALITAELNQSEQLVAEAGAMVSHSDGIEIQTSASGGVLGSLKRKAFGGESFFMNTFTANRPGHVTLAPPLPGDVIQYGLNQNTIYVQSGSFVAAEPNVEIDTKFGGGKTFFGGEGLFLLELTGTGSTFLSSYGAIQEKELDAGESYVVDTGHIVAFEGTTEFNVKKVGGLKSTLFSGEGLVCEFTGPGKVWLQTRSPDAFLSWLVPNLPGGNDGGGRDGGFSVNF; translated from the coding sequence ATGGAGTACGACATTCAGCACCGGCCGTCCTACGCGTTGATCACGGCCGAGTTGAACCAGAGCGAGCAACTGGTCGCCGAGGCCGGCGCGATGGTGAGCCACAGCGACGGGATCGAGATCCAGACCAGCGCCAGCGGCGGGGTGCTGGGATCGCTCAAGCGCAAGGCATTCGGCGGCGAGTCCTTCTTCATGAACACGTTCACGGCGAACCGGCCGGGCCACGTCACGCTCGCGCCGCCGCTGCCGGGTGACGTGATCCAGTACGGCCTGAACCAGAACACGATCTACGTCCAGTCCGGATCGTTCGTCGCGGCCGAGCCCAACGTCGAGATCGACACGAAGTTCGGGGGCGGCAAGACCTTCTTCGGCGGCGAGGGGCTGTTCCTGCTCGAACTCACAGGGACGGGATCGACGTTCCTCTCCAGTTACGGCGCGATTCAGGAAAAAGAACTCGACGCCGGCGAGTCCTACGTCGTCGACACGGGCCACATCGTCGCCTTCGAGGGGACGACAGAGTTCAACGTCAAGAAGGTCGGCGGGCTGAAGTCGACGCTGTTCAGCGGCGAGGGGCTGGTCTGTGAGTTTACGGGGCCGGGGAAGGTGTGGCTACAGACGCGCAGCCCCGACGCGTTCCTTTCGTGGCTCGTGCCCAACCTCCCCGGTGGCAACGACGGCGGCGGCCGCGACGGCGGGTTCAGCGTCAACTTCTGA
- a CDS encoding LVIVD repeat-containing protein, translating into MRRRTYLATTGALLASPLVGGGYGSTDTAAQVETFEPLGSIEIDGTHDAVAGPDGETAYVATLDGFATVDITDPADPTVLANPRGLLADRENGPLQGIYDVKIDGDRLAVAGPANGGPELTGVLLYDVADPASPEQVAFYETDFPIHNMAFDDGVAYLTGNDFVENELVAVDCSDDDPQEVGRWSLLDYDDAWSDVEGYLWVIHDVYVQEGRAYIAHWDAGTWIVDVSDPSAMSAVSQVRGRSHGELASISDPGSEYTELPGNDHYVSVDESADLLAVGSEAWDYDPDDQYVGGPGGIELYDISTPTDPQQLAAIEPPRTPEPTTAGVWTTAHNFDFRNDRLYASWYRGGVSVHDVSDSETPAEMVFWEDRDRVSFFTAMATDDCVIASSISSRNADTTAGLFTFPIPTAETETVATRPRTSTPTPESPTPDTETPADDPSQTTEPADRKTSPGDGSDAAPTTDDSTPSESGSGSGPGFGTLSALTGLAAGGWYALRQRREGDQ; encoded by the coding sequence ATGCGACGCCGAACGTACCTCGCGACGACCGGCGCCCTCCTCGCGTCACCGCTGGTGGGTGGGGGGTATGGGAGTACCGACACAGCCGCACAGGTCGAGACGTTCGAACCACTCGGCTCGATCGAGATCGACGGGACCCACGACGCCGTCGCCGGACCTGACGGCGAGACGGCCTACGTGGCCACGCTCGACGGCTTCGCGACCGTCGATATCACCGATCCGGCCGATCCGACGGTGCTCGCGAACCCGCGCGGATTGCTCGCCGATCGCGAGAACGGGCCGCTCCAGGGAATCTACGACGTCAAAATCGACGGCGATCGACTGGCCGTCGCCGGGCCAGCGAACGGCGGCCCGGAGCTGACGGGCGTTCTGCTCTACGACGTCGCCGATCCCGCCAGTCCCGAGCAGGTGGCCTTCTACGAGACCGACTTTCCGATTCACAACATGGCCTTCGACGACGGCGTGGCCTATCTCACCGGCAACGATTTCGTCGAGAACGAACTCGTCGCCGTCGACTGCAGTGACGACGATCCACAGGAGGTGGGGCGGTGGTCCTTGCTCGACTACGACGACGCCTGGTCCGACGTCGAGGGGTATCTCTGGGTCATCCACGACGTCTACGTTCAGGAGGGGCGTGCGTACATCGCCCACTGGGACGCCGGCACCTGGATCGTCGACGTCAGCGATCCGTCCGCGATGTCGGCCGTCTCGCAAGTCCGGGGGCGATCGCACGGGGAACTGGCGTCGATCAGCGATCCAGGTTCCGAGTACACCGAACTCCCAGGTAACGACCACTACGTCAGCGTCGACGAGTCCGCCGATCTGCTGGCGGTCGGCTCGGAAGCCTGGGATTACGACCCCGACGACCAGTACGTCGGCGGCCCGGGCGGGATCGAACTCTACGACATCTCGACGCCGACCGACCCCCAGCAGTTGGCGGCGATCGAGCCTCCGCGGACGCCCGAGCCGACGACTGCCGGGGTCTGGACGACCGCGCACAACTTCGACTTCCGGAACGACCGGCTCTACGCCTCGTGGTACCGCGGTGGCGTCTCGGTCCACGACGTCTCCGATTCCGAGACACCGGCGGAGATGGTCTTTTGGGAAGACCGCGATCGCGTCTCCTTTTTCACCGCGATGGCGACCGACGACTGCGTGATCGCCTCTTCGATCAGTAGTCGAAATGCGGACACGACGGCCGGGCTGTTCACGTTCCCGATTCCGACCGCAGAGACCGAAACGGTCGCCACACGACCGCGCACGTCGACGCCGACGCCCGAGTCGCCGACGCCCGATACGGAAACGCCGGCCGACGACCCCTCCCAGACCACCGAGCCGGCCGACCGCAAGACATCGCCCGGCGACGGATCCGACGCTGCGCCGACCACCGACGACTCCACGCCCTCCGAGTCCGGCTCGGGTTCGGGTCCCGGATTCGGGACGCTCTCGGCACTGACGGGGCTGGCAGCGGGCGGTTGGTACGCACTGCGACAGCGACGCGAAGGAGATCAGTAG
- a CDS encoding TIGR01548 family HAD-type hydrolase, which produces MDADTVVLDIDGVLVDVAGSYRRAIVESVERVYGETIAQPAIQQFKDAGGFNNDWELTDAVALYVLAGREGFPLSIETFTDRIAESGGGLGAARSVVDDELDPAERERVLDAWDRERLRDVFQQLYLGSELYREIEGGSPELQTEGYIHDEPVLLDPEVRDELLERFDVGVLTGRPAAEADIALDRVGLDISDEHRFTMDDWEAGKPDPDALVTLAERFDSGSIVFVGDTLDDVRTATNAAEADASRTYHGVGVLTGGLTGKEGRRKYEREGASAVLDSVNDLPDLLE; this is translated from the coding sequence ATGGACGCCGACACAGTCGTCCTCGACATCGACGGGGTGCTCGTGGACGTGGCGGGATCGTACCGCCGGGCCATCGTCGAGAGCGTCGAGCGGGTCTACGGCGAGACGATCGCCCAACCCGCAATCCAGCAGTTCAAAGACGCCGGCGGGTTCAACAACGACTGGGAACTGACCGACGCCGTCGCGCTGTACGTGCTCGCGGGCCGTGAGGGGTTCCCGCTGAGCATCGAGACCTTCACCGATCGGATCGCCGAATCCGGTGGCGGCCTCGGCGCGGCCCGCTCGGTCGTCGACGACGAACTCGATCCGGCCGAGCGCGAGCGCGTCCTTGACGCCTGGGACCGCGAGCGCCTGCGCGACGTCTTCCAGCAACTCTACCTCGGAAGCGAACTCTACCGCGAAATCGAAGGCGGCTCACCCGAACTCCAGACGGAGGGCTACATCCACGACGAACCCGTGCTGCTCGACCCCGAGGTTCGGGACGAACTCCTGGAGCGATTCGACGTGGGCGTGCTGACTGGCCGACCCGCCGCCGAGGCCGACATCGCCCTCGACCGCGTGGGCCTCGATATTTCGGACGAGCACCGCTTCACGATGGACGACTGGGAGGCCGGCAAGCCCGACCCGGACGCACTGGTGACGCTGGCCGAGCGCTTCGACAGCGGATCGATCGTCTTCGTCGGCGACACCCTCGACGACGTTCGGACCGCGACCAACGCCGCCGAGGCCGACGCGAGCCGAACCTACCACGGCGTCGGCGTACTGACCGGCGGGCTGACGGGAAAGGAGGGTCGACGGAAGTACGAGCGAGAGGGCGCGAGTGCCGTGCTCGACTCCGTGAACGACCTGCCCGACCTCCTGGAATAG